The proteins below are encoded in one region of Triticum aestivum cultivar Chinese Spring chromosome 1B, IWGSC CS RefSeq v2.1, whole genome shotgun sequence:
- the LOC123095735 gene encoding uncharacterized protein, translating into MAGGQVAAHRAFLLCNYLLLGAASGCIFLTISLRLVPSPCGLLLIFLHALTAVFAAAGCSGSFTTPAAGAGAQHTAHTTGAVLTAIFQGAAAVLAFTRTADFLTELRSYVREEDGTVIIRLVGGLGAAIFVLEWASLALAFALRLSEDGGEEATDSGEYTKSLPSGYHV; encoded by the coding sequence ATGGCTGGTGGGCAAGTGGCGGCGCACAGGGCGTTCCTGCTCTGCAACTACTTGCTTCTAGGCGCGGCGTCGGGCTGCATCTTCCTCACGATCTCGCTCCGCCTCGTCCCATCCCCGTGCGGCCTGCTCCTCATCTTCCTCCACGCGCTAACCGCGGTCTTTGCCGCGGCTGGCTGCTCGGGCTCCTTCACTACCCCCGCAGCCGGCGCCGGAGCCCAGCACACTGCGCACACCACCGGTGCCGTCCTCACTGCCATCTTCCAGGGTGCTGCGGCCGTGCTCGCATTCACCCGCACGGCTGACTTCCTCACCGAGCTGCGGTCCTATGTCCGGGAAGAGGACGGCACGGTCATCATCAGGCTCGTCGGCGGTCTTGGCGCCGCCATCTTCGTGCTCGAGTGGGCCTCACTCGCGCTCGCCTTCGCTCTTCGGCTCAGCGAAGATGGTGGCGAGGAGGCAACCGACAGCGGCGAGTACACCAAGAGCTTGCCGTCTGGCTACCACGTCTGA